The sequence agaACTTGGTTTCTTAAACCTTGAAGTTGATCTTACAACAATAAACCCAATAACTAACCATCAATACCCAAATAATAACCTTAAATGACCATTTAATCCATTACACCAATCACAACTATCATGCCCTAACTCCACCAtcttcaataactcaagaacaagaagaaaacccacttacctttgctcctttcactaaaaaggtgaagttccaactccggattgaagattaattgcttgattaaaagaaaggagaagaagaagatgaagaaccctagcttagaatcgatggagaagagaaaggaagagaagagaaatgaggaaaataagAGTCTCACTCGATTTTATACCTTAAAACACCCAAAACACATTTTTGCACTGCACaaggcgctcgggcggtcataaattacagCCCTAGCACGGACCATGCTGTCCAAGACgaaaaatccagaaccagtggcgctcgggctgtcatttcttaccgctcgggcgccgctcggCGCATAGCCATATCGAAGATTGCTtctgaaacgcctcttcccttcataattaggaaaagtggtgaacataaaaattgtagctctatgtcttggcttgcatctccaagtggcttcatgtcatttaaaggtctgagtaaaatgttatgctcaatctcccaacatgtgtcactggaggaacgacgatacacacgacacacttcggggcgcttttggcttatctttcacaatgatttgaacaaaacttaaaacatgaaagttatagaattatatcttatctttcaaaTGGAAGTGGCCTTACATAATTTGGATcacaatacaaaatattatgctaaaaaccacaactactgccacagtttcataccgtttcagtacttccattacctatttggcacaatatcaactttctattctacccatccattctccgtttcattctatatcattcaatgccattcatatcatatcttgaagccataaaccatcaccattacatcacatatcccaaactatcatcataataaaccataaaagaaataatgaacatacttaatcataatcattaccttatatcatatgcatataaatgtctgggcgttacaattctcccctccttaagaaatttcgtcctcgaaattgttATTACTGTGCGAATAATTCTGGATATCGCTGTCTCATTTCCTCCTCTGGCTCCCACGTCGCTTCTTCAACGAACTGATTACGCCAAAGAATCTTGATAATGCCGATCTCCTTATTCCTTAGTACTTTAACCTTGCGATCTAAAATCTGAATTGGAACTTCTTGATAAGTCAAGTTCGGCATCAGAGCCAACGGTTCATGTCTGAGAACATGGGAAGGGTTCGAGATGTACTTCCTGAGCATTGAGACGTGAAATACATTGTGGACTCTATCCAAGTCTGGCGGTAAGGCTAGACGATATGCTCTTTCTCCAATCCTgtccagaatttcaaatggaccaataaatcttgggctcAGCTTTCCTTTCctgccaaatctcataatgcCTTTGAGAGGAGCAATTTTAACAAATACGTGATCTCCAACTTCAAACTCCAAAGGCCTTCTTCCGATAtcggcataacttttctgtctagATTGGGCCGTCTTCATTCTGTCCCGGATTAAAGCAATcacatcagctgtctgttggaccaattCTGGTCCtaacatctttctttcaccgacttcatcccagttcaacggtgatctacatttcctgccgtacaatgcctcgtatggtgccatgccaatcgtcgcttgataactattgttatacgtAAATTCCACAAGTGGCAATTTAGAATCCCAGCTACCGGGAAAATCAATCGTGCAGGCTCGtaacatatcttcaagaatctgtatcactctctctgactgcccgtcactctgaggatgatatgctgtgctAAAAGCCAATCTGGTGCCCAAGGCTCTGTGCAAGCTCTTCCAAAATTCagaagtaaacctcgggtcacggtcagatacaattgacacagggataccatgaagtctcacaatctcaGCTACATAGACTTCAGCATACTGGTTCATTGTAAACGTCGTCTTGACCGGAAGAAAATGAGCCGACTTGGTTAACctgtcaacaatcacccagatggagTTGTATCCCTTTGGTGTTCTTGGAAGTCCcgttacaaagtccatggtgatgtgctcccacttccactgaGGTATTGGAAGAGATTGCAAAGTTCCGGCAGGTCTTTGATGCTCAATCTTTACCtgctgacatgttagacattcggatataaactttgcaatatcacttttcatacctggccaccagtatAGACGTCggagatcctgatacatcttggtactacctggatgtatcgagtatggcgcggtatgagCCTCTGTCAAAACATCCCGACGAATGTCATTACCACTGGGAACACATATCCGACCTCTCCACGTTAACAAATCATCAGTGTTCATCACAAACTCTGTATTTCCTTTCTTATCGGCTTTAGATCGCAAATCCATCAACTGATTGTCATTAGGCTGCTCCCGTCGTATCCTATTTGTCAACGTAGGTCGAATAACCAAAGCTGAAAGTCTAGCGATGGTCCCTTGCTCTATTAAAGCGATCTCACTCCTCTGAAGATCCAATAACAATGGCTTCTGAATCAATGAGCTCAAAGAAGAAACTGACTtgcggctcaaagcatctgcaacgACGTTTGCTTTAcctgggtggtagctaatggtcacatcataatctttaacaAGTTCTAACCACCTCCTCTGTCTCATATTGAGTTCCTTCTGtgagaataaatatttcaagctcttgtgatctgtgaaaatttcacatttctcgccatacagataatgcctccatattttcaatgcGAATACCACTGCAGCCAACTCAAGATCGTGggtgggataattcttctcgtaatcttTCAACTGCCGAGAAGCATAAGCGATTACTTTCCCACGTGGCATAAGTACAGCTCCAAGTCCCATCTTTGACGCATCCGtgtatataataaaatcttcAATGCGGCACGGAAGTGCTAGGATAGGGGCTAATGTCAACTTGTCTTTCAACACTTGGAATCCGTGTTGGCATTCGTTtgtccactcaaacttcaccgcTTTCAGATTGGTTAATGGCAGGGCTATTTTAGAGAAATTGGCAATAAAACGTCGATAATAACCTGCCAAACCATGAAAACTACGCACCTCGGAGACTGTCGTAGGAATAGGCCATTGTTTAATCGCTTCAATCTTCATAGGATCCACTGCAATGCCGTCTCTCGAAACGATATGGCCTAAAAATGATACTTGTTCTAACCAGGATTCACACTTTTTCAACTTTTCGTATAACTGCTTTTCCCTCAATAACTGCAATACAGTTCTGAGATGCTCGGCGTGAAGTTCCCgagtcttggaataaatcaggatatcgtcaatgaaaacGATAACGAAGCTATCCAAATATTGCTTGAAGACTCGGTTCATTAGATCCATGAAGACCGACGGAGCGTTCGTCAACCCGAATGAAATAACTaagaactcataatggccatacctggttctgaatgcagTTTTAGGGACGTCGGCTTCCCTAACTTTCAGCTGATAATATCCAGAACGCAGGTCGATCTTTGAAAACACTGTTGCTCCCTGtagctgatcaaatagatcatcAATTCTCGgcaatggatatttattcttgatcgtggCTTTTTTgatctctctgtaatcaatgcacaatcGCAAAgatccatcttttttttttgaaaaataaaaccggagctccccatggagaagaactcggacgaataaaacctttgtctaatagatcctgcaactgaTTCTTCAGCTCCATCATTTCAGTCGGGGCCATTCGGTAAGGAGCTTTCGAAATCGGAGCAGTACCTGGAATCAcgtcaatcacaaactcaactTCACGGTCAGGGGGTAATCTAGGCACATCATCTGCAAATACGTCAGGAAAATCCCGAACTACCTCAATCTCATTCAACTTCATTGTCATCTCAGTATTCACATCTATCACAGCAGCTAAAAATCCCTGACACCCATTTGATAACATTTTCTGAGCTTTCAAACAAGAAATACAAGGAGTAACAAGCGAAATACCTGAACTCTGAAAAATCCTGCTATCATCATCTTCTGCAGGAAATTGCACCGTCTTAGCCACGCAATCAATAACGGCACGATATGATGATAGCCTGTCCATtctcaaaataacatcaaacgCCACCATGGGAATAATAATAAGATCAGCAAAATAGATTTTCTCATTTACTTGGACTGTACAACCTTTAAGAATACTAGAAGGCCATATTTCGTCTCCCGATGGCAACAAAATACTATAGTGGAGGGGTTCATAAGATGGAACAACATTCAAAGAGCGCAAGAaaatttcagacataaaagaatgcgTAGCACAAGTGTCAATCAAGATAATAGCTGCCTtgcctgaaattaagatagtaCCTGATAtaacagaagaatcaggatttGCGCCTTCTTTGGTGAGTTTGAAGTTTCTGCCTTGAACCTTATCCTTCCCTTTCTCACCCTTGATTGGACAATTTTTGATAACATGTCCAACACCTCCACAACGGAAGCATCGATTACTTCCAACCAAACACTCACCTGTATGCATTTTGCCACATTTCGGACATACAGGTCGATCATATGCATGCGGTGGCATAGGAGCTTTGGGTCGATGCTCCTCTTTCTCTTTGCCTCTGAACTTGCCCTTACCCTTCCATCCAGATCCTTGGCCCTTAGTAGAAAAATCTTGGCGCTTCAACTGTCTTTCTCTTTCAATTTCCTTATCGTCCTGCTCGGCCATCCTTGCTTTTTCAACAATCTCTTTATATGAAGCAGCTTTAGACATTCGAACGTCTCTTTTAATTTTAGCCCGGACAGCTCTCAGAAAATGCTCACCCTTTTCAATGTCATTACTGGCCAGATATGGGGCAAACTGACACCCCTCTTCGAATTTGAGAATATACTCTTGCATTGTCATATTTCCTTGCTTCAGTTCTAGAAATTCCTTCACTTTCTGACTTCGAACATCTCGAGGAAAATATTTGTCGTAGAATAATTCTTTAAACTCCTGCCACTTGAGTGCTGAGAAATTAACTGATAACTTGGTGGCGTCCCACCAGATCCTCGCCGTCTTGGTCAGTAGAAAAATGGCACAGCTTACTCGATCTTTATCATCAAACTGAAGATAATCATAAATAGCCTCCACAGCTTTGACCCATTCCAATGCGACCATGGGATCAGTGCTACCATCAAATTCTGGTGGCTTCATCTTACGAAATCTTTCGTATGCGCCTTCACTACTGGGCTCGGACATCGCTTGCTCTCTTTCTCTCTCTCACCCTGCATTCTGCATCCGTAAGAGCTGCTGGATTTGCTCACCGTGTACATTGGCTTGTTCTTTTAGTAACTTGCTAAATTCATCAACCACTCTAGATGATGAACTATCCTCCCTTCTGATGCTTTACGCTTAGGCGGCATGATCCTATAATACATATTAGTTTAAAACCATTTTCACACATAACATATCATTATTATTGAGGCTACACATCCATATTATAACAAATGATGCAGGTACATACATACCGAATTGTCGACACCAGAGGAATTCATATGCCAAATAATTGGTCCGAAAAtctctgctctgataccactaaatgtaacactcgtgactaaaatacataatcagtgcagaagcttttaaacataatttggagataaggtgtaatttaaaaaaatttgggcagcATCTCCCCTTAATTAGGACATGCCATTTGACTCAAGCAACACATAAAatacatgcaaaatattttcaaacacatTTAATACCATTTAATACAGTAACTACACATATTCTACttccaaaaacaaaacaagcttTTCAATGTTTCCCAAAATATCCTAAAGCTTAACATATCCAAAATAACATCCAATCAAAATCTCCAAAGTTTGGCATATTCCCTTCTCTCGCTTCGACAACTCAGGGATGATCAGTCTTTCTTACCtgtgcctgcatcacatgaacataactggaatgagtataaaactcagcaaatggaatcaatactaacaagatacatatatatc comes from Primulina huaijiensis isolate GDHJ02 chromosome 5, ASM1229523v2, whole genome shotgun sequence and encodes:
- the LOC140977625 gene encoding uncharacterized protein → MSEPSSEGAYERFRKMKPPEFDGSTDPMVALEWVKAVEAIYDYLQFDDKDRVSCAIFLLTKTARIWWDATKLSVNFSALKWQEFKELFYDKYFPRDVRSQKVKEFLELKQGNMTMQEYILKFEEGCQFAPYLASNDIEKGEHFLRAVRAKIKRDVRMSKAASYKEIVEKARMAEQDDKEIERERQLKRQDFSTKGQGSGWKGKGKFRGKEKEEHRPKAPMPPHAYDRPVCPKCGKMHTGECLVGSNRCFRCGGVGHVIKNCPIKGEKGKDKVQGRNFKLTKEGANPDSSVISGTILISGKAAIILIDTCATHSFMSEIFLRSLNVVPSYEPLHYSILLPSGDEIWPSSILKGCTVQVNEKIYFADLIIIPMVAFDVILRMDRLSSYRAVIDCVAKTVQFPAEDDDSRIFQSSGISLVTPCISCLKAQKMLSNGCQGFLAAVIDVNTEMTMKLNEIEVVRDFPDVFADDVPRLPPDREVEFVIDVIPGTAPISKAPYRMAPTEMMELKNQEIKKATIKNKYPLPRIDDLFDQLQGATVFSKIDLRSGYYQLKVREADVPKTAFRTRYGHYEFLVISFGLTNAPSVFMDLMNRVFKQYLDSFVIVFIDDILIYSKTRELHAEHLRTVLQLLREKQLYEKLKKCESWLEQVSFLGHIVSRDGIAVDPMKIEAIKQWPIPTTVSEVRSFHGLAGYYRRFIANFSKIALPLTNLKAVKFEWTNECQHGFQVLKDKLTLAPILALPCRIEDFIIYTDASKMGLGAVLMPRGKVIAYASRQLKDYEKNYPTHDLELAAVKELNMRQRRWLELVKDYDVTISYHPGKANVVADALSRKSVSSLSSLIQKPLLLDLQRSEIALIEQGTIARLSALVIRPTLTNRIRREQPNDNQLMDLRSKADKKGNTEFVMNTDDLLTWRGRICVPSGNDIRRDVKIEHQRPAGTLQSLPIPQWKWEHITMDFVTGLPRTPKGYNSIWVIVDRMKTAQSRQKSYADIGRRPLEFEVGDHVFVKIAPLKGIMRFGRKGKLSPRFIGPFEILDRIGERAYRLALPPDLDRVHNVFHVSMLRKYISNPSHVLRHEPLALMPNLTYQEVPIQILDRKVKVLRNKEIGIIKILWRNQFVEEATWEPEEEMRQRYPELFAQ